In one Mesorhizobium australicum genomic region, the following are encoded:
- a CDS encoding SRPBCC family protein, with amino-acid sequence MAVDMQGEERIEAPIAKVWEALNDPEVLKACIPGCESLEKKSDTELAATVALKIGPIKARFAGEVELQNLKPPHSYTIFGEGKGGIAGFAKGGADVVLKEEGPNATLLTYTAKADVGGKIAQLGSRLIQSTSKKLAGQFFSEFNKKVSAG; translated from the coding sequence ATGGCCGTCGACATGCAAGGAGAGGAGCGCATCGAGGCTCCGATCGCCAAGGTATGGGAAGCACTCAACGATCCGGAAGTGCTGAAAGCCTGCATTCCGGGCTGCGAGTCTCTGGAGAAGAAATCCGACACGGAACTCGCCGCCACGGTTGCGCTCAAGATCGGGCCGATCAAGGCGCGTTTTGCCGGCGAAGTGGAGTTGCAGAACCTGAAGCCGCCCCACTCCTACACGATCTTCGGCGAGGGCAAGGGCGGCATCGCCGGCTTCGCCAAGGGTGGCGCGGACGTGGTGCTGAAAGAGGAAGGGCCTAACGCCACGCTGCTCACCTACACCGCGAAGGCGGATGTCGGCGGCAAGATCGCACAGCTCGGCAGCCGGCTGATCCAGTCGACGTCGAAGAAACTTGCCGGCCAGTTCTTCTCGGAGTTCAACAAGAAGGTGAGCGCCGGCTGA
- the tpiA gene encoding triose-phosphate isomerase has translation MTHGIRSLVAGNWKMHGTSASMPELHAIANGFMQGLDAETEALICVPATLLTRAADVLKSSPVKAGGQDCHANASGAHTGDVSAEMLKDAGASFVIVGHSERRTDHGETDAVVRAKAEAAWRAGLTAIICIGETRLERESGQTLAVLSRQISGSVPASATAANTVIAYEPVWAIGTGLTPTVEDVAEAHAHIRSELSALIGQRAATMRILYGGSVKPSNARELLAIDNVNGALVGGASLKAADFLAIAEAYLTIG, from the coding sequence ATGACCCACGGTATCCGTTCGCTCGTCGCCGGCAATTGGAAGATGCACGGCACGTCGGCTTCGATGCCGGAGCTGCATGCGATCGCGAACGGTTTCATGCAGGGGCTCGATGCGGAGACCGAGGCGCTGATCTGCGTGCCTGCCACGCTTCTGACGCGCGCGGCGGACGTGCTCAAATCGTCGCCGGTGAAGGCAGGCGGACAGGACTGCCATGCCAATGCCAGCGGCGCGCATACCGGCGATGTCTCGGCCGAGATGCTGAAGGATGCCGGCGCGAGCTTCGTCATCGTCGGTCATTCGGAACGCCGGACGGATCATGGCGAGACCGACGCGGTCGTGCGTGCCAAGGCCGAGGCCGCATGGCGCGCAGGCCTGACGGCGATCATCTGCATCGGCGAGACCAGATTGGAGAGGGAGAGCGGCCAGACGCTCGCCGTCCTGTCGCGCCAGATATCGGGATCGGTTCCCGCTTCGGCCACAGCCGCGAACACCGTCATCGCCTACGAGCCCGTATGGGCGATCGGAACCGGACTGACGCCGACCGTCGAGGATGTCGCTGAGGCGCACGCCCACATCCGGTCGGAGCTTTCGGCCCTGATCGGCCAACGGGCCGCGACAATGCGGATCCTCTATGGCGGATCGGTCAAGCCGTCGAATGCGCGCGAACTTCTCGCGATCGACAACGTCAACGGAGCGCTGGTCGGCGGCGCGAGCCTGAAGGCGGCCGATTTTCTTGCTATTGCGGAAGCTTACCTGACCATAGGCTGA
- a CDS encoding PRC-barrel domain-containing protein, whose product MTTHTGHTAAIPASRVIGTDVYSTSGEKIGVIEDVMLEKTSNGIMFAVIGFGGFLGIGEKFHAIPWSVLDYEKSRGGYVVPFSQDQLKAAPAYSINELTGDDGKAARDASYDYYKVPPYWY is encoded by the coding sequence ATGACAACGCACACCGGGCATACCGCAGCGATTCCAGCCTCGAGAGTGATCGGCACCGACGTCTATAGCACGTCTGGTGAGAAGATCGGCGTCATCGAGGACGTAATGCTGGAAAAGACATCGAACGGCATCATGTTCGCCGTCATTGGCTTCGGCGGCTTTCTGGGCATCGGCGAGAAGTTTCACGCCATTCCATGGTCGGTCCTCGACTATGAGAAGAGCCGCGGCGGCTACGTCGTGCCATTCTCGCAGGACCAACTGAAGGCAGCGCCGGCCTATTCGATCAACGAACTGACCGGCGATGACGGCAAGGCCGCGCGAGACGCGTCCTACGACTACTATAAGGTCCCGCCATACTGGTACTGA
- the eno gene encoding phosphopyruvate hydratase, whose product MTAIIDIVGREILDSRGNPTVEVDVTLEDGSFGRAAVPSGASTGAHEAVELRDGGARYLGKGVTRAVEAVNGEIFETIGGLEAEDQIHIDQTMIELDGTPNKSRLGANAILGVSLAVAKAAADAAGLPLYRYVGGTSARVLPVPMMNIINGGAHADNPIDFQEFMIMPIGAPSLKEAVRWGSEVFHTLKKRLKDAGHNTNVGDEGGFAPNLKSAQAGLDFVMASIEAAGFKPGEEIALALDCASTEFFKDGDYVYEGEKKTRDPKAQAKYLAKLVADYPIISIEDGMAEDDWEGWKILTDLVGAKCQLVGDDLFVTNSARLRDGIRMGVANSILVKVNQIGSLTETLDAVETAHKAHYTAVMSHRSGETEDSTIADLAVATNCGQIKTGSLARSDRLAKYNQLIRIEEMLGKQARYAGKGILRG is encoded by the coding sequence ATGACCGCCATCATCGACATTGTCGGCCGTGAAATTCTCGACAGCCGGGGCAACCCGACGGTCGAAGTGGATGTTACCCTCGAAGACGGCTCCTTCGGCCGCGCGGCGGTGCCGTCGGGCGCCTCCACCGGCGCGCACGAGGCAGTCGAGCTTCGCGACGGCGGCGCGCGCTACCTCGGCAAGGGCGTGACCCGCGCCGTCGAGGCCGTGAACGGCGAAATCTTCGAGACGATCGGCGGCCTGGAGGCCGAGGATCAGATCCATATCGACCAGACGATGATCGAGCTGGACGGCACGCCGAACAAAAGCCGGCTCGGCGCCAACGCGATCCTGGGCGTGTCGCTCGCAGTGGCGAAGGCCGCCGCGGATGCGGCCGGATTGCCGCTCTACCGCTATGTCGGCGGCACGTCCGCCCGTGTCCTGCCGGTGCCGATGATGAATATCATCAACGGCGGCGCGCATGCCGACAATCCGATCGACTTCCAGGAATTCATGATCATGCCGATCGGCGCGCCGTCGCTGAAGGAGGCCGTGCGCTGGGGCTCGGAAGTGTTCCACACGCTGAAGAAGCGGCTGAAGGATGCCGGTCACAACACCAATGTCGGCGACGAGGGCGGCTTCGCGCCGAACCTGAAGAGCGCGCAGGCCGGGCTCGATTTCGTCATGGCTTCGATCGAAGCGGCCGGCTTCAAGCCGGGCGAGGAGATCGCGCTCGCCCTCGACTGCGCCTCGACCGAGTTCTTCAAGGACGGCGACTACGTCTACGAAGGCGAGAAGAAGACGCGCGATCCCAAGGCGCAGGCGAAATATCTCGCCAAGCTGGTCGCCGACTATCCGATCATCTCGATCGAGGACGGCATGGCGGAGGACGACTGGGAAGGCTGGAAGATCCTGACCGATCTGGTCGGCGCGAAGTGCCAGCTCGTCGGTGATGACCTGTTCGTCACCAATTCCGCCCGCCTGCGCGATGGCATCCGCATGGGCGTCGCCAATTCGATCCTGGTCAAGGTCAACCAGATCGGCTCGCTGACCGAGACGCTCGACGCCGTCGAGACCGCGCACAAGGCGCATTACACCGCCGTGATGTCGCACCGTTCGGGCGAGACCGAGGACTCGACCATCGCCGACCTCGCGGTTGCCACCAATTGCGGGCAGATCAAGACCGGGTCGCTCGCGCGCTCCGACCGGCTCGCGAAATACAACCAGCTGATACGCATCGAGGAAATGCTCGGCAAACAGGCCCGCTACGCCGGCAAGGGCATTCTGCGCGGCTGA
- a CDS encoding L,D-transpeptidase: MKIRTIVLAGMVSSVCIGAPAFAESGAVPFSMTVKNTASATQPEKKAEKKPTKSAKTDQKSAKVDVKKGARKEKPVEVAAAATPVELRSYNQERGLFSTLFGAPQQMLPETQRRDAELRSRDEKGKKFRVKADFVPQVVDFPSSYSRGTIVVNTSEKFLYLIESGGKARRYAIAVGKDGLKFKGTGKIQDKQEWPRWIPTQEMQKRDPAKYGRYKDGMPGGPDNPLGARAMYLYQGKKDTHIRIHGTNQPWTIGTDSSNGCFRMVNEHVMDLYTRVRVGADMVVL; this comes from the coding sequence ATGAAGATCAGGACCATCGTTCTGGCGGGGATGGTTTCATCCGTGTGCATCGGTGCGCCGGCATTCGCAGAGTCGGGCGCAGTGCCGTTCTCGATGACGGTCAAGAATACGGCCTCCGCGACGCAGCCCGAGAAGAAGGCCGAAAAGAAACCGACGAAGTCTGCGAAGACGGACCAGAAGTCCGCCAAGGTCGATGTGAAGAAGGGTGCCAGGAAGGAAAAGCCCGTCGAGGTCGCGGCCGCGGCGACGCCGGTCGAACTGCGCAGCTACAATCAGGAGCGCGGTCTCTTCAGCACCCTGTTCGGCGCGCCGCAGCAGATGCTGCCCGAAACCCAGCGCCGCGACGCGGAACTGCGCAGCCGTGACGAGAAGGGAAAGAAATTCAGGGTCAAGGCGGACTTCGTGCCGCAGGTGGTCGATTTCCCGAGCAGCTATTCCCGTGGCACGATCGTGGTGAACACGTCCGAAAAGTTCCTCTATCTGATCGAATCCGGCGGCAAGGCGCGCCGCTATGCTATCGCGGTCGGCAAGGACGGCCTCAAGTTCAAGGGCACCGGCAAGATCCAGGACAAGCAGGAATGGCCGCGCTGGATCCCGACCCAGGAGATGCAGAAGCGCGATCCGGCCAAATATGGACGCTATAAGGACGGCATGCCCGGCGGCCCGGACAATCCGCTCGGCGCCCGCGCGATGTATCTCTACCAGGGCAAAAAGGACACCCACATCCGCATCCATGGCACCAACCAGCCGTGGACGATCGGAACCGACTCGTCGAACGGCTGCTTCCGGATGGTCAACGAGCACGTCATGGACCTCTACACGCGGGTCCGGGTCGGCGCGGACATGGTCGTCCTCTAA
- the secG gene encoding preprotein translocase subunit SecG, translating into METVIIVIHLMVVLALVGVVLLQRSEGGGLGIGGGSGFMTARGAANALTRATAILAAIFFATSLLLSIMARYGERPIDILDRVPSSTGQQQAPSGSGILDQLGGQGAPSTTPAAPSGEQQAPAAGAPAEGQGAVPIAPLTPLAPATPATPSVPSGQ; encoded by the coding sequence ATGGAAACCGTCATTATCGTCATCCACCTCATGGTCGTGCTCGCGCTCGTCGGCGTGGTGCTGCTCCAGCGCTCGGAGGGTGGCGGTCTCGGCATCGGCGGCGGTTCGGGCTTCATGACCGCGCGGGGCGCGGCCAATGCGCTCACCCGCGCGACGGCGATCCTGGCGGCGATCTTCTTCGCGACCTCGCTGCTCCTGTCCATCATGGCCCGCTATGGCGAGCGCCCGATCGACATCCTCGACCGCGTGCCGTCCTCGACCGGCCAGCAGCAGGCGCCGTCGGGTAGCGGCATCCTCGACCAACTCGGCGGGCAAGGTGCTCCGTCGACGACGCCCGCCGCGCCTTCCGGCGAACAGCAGGCGCCCGCGGCTGGCGCTCCGGCAGAGGGTCAGGGTGCGGTTCCGATCGCGCCGCTGACCCCGCTCGCGCCCGCGACGCCGGCCACGCCAAGCGTCCCCTCCGGCCAGTAG
- a CDS encoding VOC family protein: MTQRALDHLVLPTASVAAARDRLTRLGFTVAPTGVHPFGTVNACVYFPGGTFLEALALADGEAAATAIAHGNVFVARDHVFRAMRGEEGFSAIVLASDDADRDHASFARLDISGGDMLTFSRSSADAHGKVGTATFKLAFAADIETADAFLFTCQRIDAPAIDRGSLERHANGVTGICEIVAGEHAGSFIRLIERAVGRSRHDTTHAVEFANVAMRVVGPGDPSGVAESGATLAAIAFNVRDLDAVSHLFEAGGIDYLATPAGLVVPPAVGQGATFIFRRPN; the protein is encoded by the coding sequence ATGACACAGCGCGCGCTCGACCACCTCGTTCTGCCCACTGCCAGCGTGGCCGCTGCGCGAGACCGGCTGACGCGGCTGGGGTTCACGGTTGCGCCGACCGGTGTCCATCCCTTCGGCACGGTCAATGCCTGCGTCTATTTTCCCGGTGGCACCTTCCTGGAGGCGTTGGCCCTCGCCGATGGCGAGGCAGCCGCCACCGCGATCGCGCACGGAAATGTTTTTGTCGCCCGCGACCATGTCTTCCGCGCCATGCGCGGCGAGGAAGGGTTTTCGGCGATCGTGCTGGCCAGCGACGACGCGGACCGCGATCATGCGTCCTTTGCGAGGTTGGACATTTCGGGCGGCGATATGCTCACCTTTTCCAGGTCGTCCGCCGATGCGCATGGCAAGGTTGGCACCGCAACGTTCAAGCTCGCCTTCGCCGCGGATATCGAGACCGCCGACGCGTTTCTGTTCACCTGTCAGCGCATCGATGCCCCGGCTATCGACCGCGGTTCGCTGGAGCGGCATGCCAATGGCGTCACCGGCATCTGCGAGATCGTCGCGGGCGAGCATGCGGGCTCCTTCATCCGGCTGATCGAGCGCGCCGTCGGCCGAAGCCGTCACGATACGACGCATGCCGTCGAGTTCGCCAACGTCGCCATGCGGGTGGTCGGCCCGGGCGATCCGTCCGGTGTCGCCGAGAGTGGCGCAACGCTTGCGGCGATCGCGTTCAATGTCAGGGATCTGGACGCCGTGTCGCATCTGTTCGAGGCGGGCGGGATCGACTATCTCGCAACGCCAGCCGGGCTTGTCGTTCCGCCAGCCGTCGGACAGGGCGCGACCTTCATTTTCAGGAGACCGAACTGA
- a CDS encoding CTP synthase yields MARYVFITGGVVSSLGKGIAAAALGALLQARGYRCRIRKLDPYLNVDPGTMSPYQHGEVFVTDDGAETDLDLGHYERFTGRSANKQDNITTGRIYKNIIEKERRGDYLGATVQVIPHVTDEIKNFVREGNDDYDFVLCEIGGTVGDIEAMPFLEAIRQLGNELPRGGAVYIHLTLMPYIPAAGELKTKPTQHSVKELRSIGIAPDILLVRADRPIPKEERRKLSLFCNVRESAVIQALDVAHIYDVPIAYHKEGLDSEVLAAFGIDPAPKPRMERWQEVSRLIHNPEGEVTIAIVGKYTGLKDAYKSLIEALSHGGMANKVRVKLDWIESEIFEKEDPAPWLEKVHGILVPGGFGERGSEGKILAAKFARERKVPYFGICFGMQMACIEAARSLAGIEGASSTEFGPSKEPVVGLMTEWLKGNMLEKRQAAGDLGGTMRLGAYDAKLASGSRIADIYGDTDISERHRHRYEVNIDYKERLEDCGLVFAGMSPDGVLPETVEYPDHPWFIGVQYHPELKSKPFEPHPLFSSFIGAAVEQSRLV; encoded by the coding sequence ATGGCGCGATACGTATTCATCACTGGCGGCGTGGTTTCCTCGCTTGGAAAAGGCATTGCAGCGGCCGCACTCGGCGCGTTGCTACAGGCGCGCGGCTATCGCTGCCGTATCCGCAAGCTCGATCCCTATCTCAATGTCGACCCGGGCACGATGTCGCCCTATCAGCACGGCGAGGTCTTCGTGACCGACGACGGTGCAGAGACCGATCTCGATCTCGGCCATTACGAGCGCTTCACCGGCCGTTCCGCGAACAAGCAGGACAACATCACCACCGGCCGCATCTACAAGAACATCATCGAGAAGGAGCGGCGCGGCGACTATCTCGGCGCGACGGTGCAGGTGATCCCGCATGTCACGGACGAGATCAAGAATTTCGTCCGCGAAGGCAATGACGACTACGATTTTGTCCTGTGCGAGATCGGGGGCACGGTCGGCGACATCGAGGCGATGCCGTTCCTGGAGGCGATCCGTCAGCTCGGCAACGAGCTGCCGCGGGGAGGGGCAGTCTACATACACCTGACGCTGATGCCCTACATCCCGGCCGCCGGAGAACTCAAGACCAAACCCACGCAGCATTCGGTCAAGGAACTGCGCTCGATCGGCATCGCGCCGGATATCCTGCTGGTCCGCGCCGACCGTCCGATCCCGAAGGAGGAGCGGCGCAAGCTCTCGCTGTTCTGCAATGTGCGCGAAAGCGCCGTTATCCAGGCGCTCGACGTGGCGCATATCTACGATGTGCCGATCGCCTATCACAAGGAAGGGCTGGATTCGGAGGTTTTGGCGGCCTTTGGCATCGACCCGGCGCCCAAGCCGCGCATGGAGCGCTGGCAGGAGGTGTCCCGCCTCATCCATAATCCGGAAGGCGAAGTCACGATCGCGATTGTCGGGAAGTATACCGGCCTGAAGGACGCGTACAAGTCGCTAATTGAGGCGCTGTCGCATGGCGGCATGGCCAACAAGGTGCGCGTCAAGCTGGACTGGATCGAGAGCGAGATATTCGAGAAGGAAGACCCCGCGCCCTGGCTGGAGAAGGTGCATGGCATCCTGGTGCCCGGCGGCTTCGGCGAGCGCGGCTCGGAAGGTAAGATCCTCGCGGCCAAGTTCGCCCGCGAGCGCAAGGTTCCCTATTTCGGCATCTGCTTCGGCATGCAGATGGCCTGCATCGAGGCCGCCAGGTCGCTCGCCGGCATCGAGGGCGCCTCGTCGACCGAGTTTGGCCCGTCGAAGGAGCCTGTGGTCGGCCTGATGACGGAATGGCTCAAGGGCAATATGCTGGAGAAGCGCCAGGCAGCCGGCGACCTCGGCGGCACGATGCGGCTCGGCGCTTATGATGCGAAGCTCGCGTCGGGATCCCGTATCGCCGATATCTATGGCGACACCGACATCTCGGAACGTCACCGCCACCGCTACGAGGTCAACATCGACTACAAGGAGAGGCTCGAGGATTGCGGCCTGGTCTTCGCCGGCATGTCGCCGGACGGCGTGCTGCCGGAGACGGTCGAATATCCCGACCATCCCTGGTTCATTGGCGTGCAGTATCACCCCGAGCTGAAATCGAAGCCCTTCGAACCGCACCCGCTCTTCTCGAGCTTCATCGGCGCGGCGGTGGAACAGAGCCGGCTCGTCTAG
- a CDS encoding IlvD/Edd family dehydratase — protein MSVGNGTRRLRSREWFDNPDNPGMTALYLERYLNFGLTREELQSGKPLIGIAQTGSDLSPCNRHHIELAKRVRAGIEAAGGVPFEFPCHPIQETGKRPTASLDRNLAYLSLVEVLYGYPLDGVVLTIGCDKTTPALLMAAATVNIPAIALSVGPMLNGWHKGERTGSGTVVWKSRERLAAGEIDYDQFMEIVASSAPSVGYCNTMGTATTMNSLAEALGMQLPGSAAIPAPYRERGQISYETGKRIVGMVHEDLKPSDIMTRQAFENAIVVNSAIGGSTNAPIHLNAIARHLGVKLDNDDWQAIGHKIPLLVNLQPAGEYLGEDYHHAGGVPAVVAELMKAGLLPNPDAMTVNGRTMGQNCANAENMDEKVIRPVSSPLKQDAGFINLKGNLFDSAIMKTSVISQEFRDRYLSNPRDPDAFEGTAQVFDGPEEYHARIDDPALGLTENTILFMRGAGPVGYPGAAEVVNMQPPAYLIKKGIHSLPCIGDGRQSGTSGSPSILNASPEAAVGGGLALLRTGDRVRVDLRKGTADILVTDDEITRRRAELQNNGGYHYPKHQTPWQEIQRSMVDQLSEGMVLKPAVKYRDVAHTSGVLRDNH, from the coding sequence ATGTCGGTCGGAAACGGAACCAGGCGCCTGCGGTCGCGGGAGTGGTTCGACAATCCCGACAATCCGGGCATGACGGCGCTCTATCTCGAGCGCTACCTCAATTTCGGCCTGACCCGCGAGGAGCTGCAGTCAGGCAAACCGCTGATCGGCATTGCGCAGACCGGCTCGGACCTTTCGCCCTGCAACCGCCACCATATCGAGCTCGCCAAGCGCGTGCGCGCCGGGATCGAGGCGGCGGGCGGCGTGCCGTTCGAGTTTCCCTGCCATCCGATCCAGGAGACCGGCAAGCGTCCGACCGCCTCGCTCGACCGCAACCTCGCCTATCTGTCGCTGGTCGAGGTGCTCTACGGCTATCCGCTCGACGGCGTCGTGCTGACGATCGGCTGCGACAAGACCACGCCGGCGCTGCTGATGGCCGCCGCCACGGTCAACATCCCGGCAATCGCGCTGTCGGTTGGCCCGATGCTGAACGGCTGGCACAAGGGCGAGCGCACCGGGTCCGGCACGGTCGTGTGGAAGTCGCGCGAGCGGCTTGCCGCCGGCGAGATCGACTACGACCAGTTCATGGAGATCGTCGCCTCGTCTGCGCCCTCCGTCGGCTATTGCAACACGATGGGCACGGCGACGACGATGAACAGCCTCGCCGAGGCGCTCGGCATGCAACTGCCCGGTTCGGCGGCGATCCCGGCGCCCTATCGCGAGCGCGGCCAGATCTCCTACGAGACCGGCAAGCGCATCGTCGGCATGGTGCATGAGGACTTGAAGCCGTCCGACATCATGACCCGGCAGGCGTTTGAGAACGCCATCGTGGTCAATTCGGCCATCGGCGGTTCGACCAACGCGCCGATCCATCTCAACGCGATCGCACGGCATCTCGGCGTCAAGCTCGACAATGACGACTGGCAGGCGATCGGGCATAAGATTCCGCTGCTGGTCAACCTGCAGCCGGCTGGCGAATATCTCGGCGAGGACTATCATCATGCCGGCGGGGTGCCCGCCGTGGTCGCCGAACTGATGAAGGCCGGTCTGCTGCCGAACCCGGACGCGATGACGGTGAACGGCAGGACGATGGGGCAGAACTGCGCCAATGCCGAGAACATGGACGAGAAGGTCATTCGTCCGGTTTCCTCGCCGCTGAAGCAGGATGCCGGCTTCATCAACCTCAAAGGCAATCTGTTCGACAGCGCGATCATGAAGACCAGCGTGATCTCGCAGGAGTTCCGCGACCGCTACCTGTCCAATCCGCGCGATCCGGATGCGTTCGAAGGCACGGCGCAGGTCTTCGACGGGCCGGAGGAGTATCACGCCCGCATCGATGATCCCGCACTCGGCCTGACCGAGAACACGATCCTGTTCATGCGCGGCGCGGGTCCGGTCGGCTATCCGGGCGCGGCCGAGGTCGTGAACATGCAGCCGCCCGCCTATCTCATCAAGAAGGGCATCCATTCGCTGCCCTGCATCGGCGACGGGCGGCAATCCGGTACCTCCGGGAGCCCGTCGATCCTCAACGCCTCGCCGGAGGCCGCAGTGGGCGGCGGGCTGGCATTGCTTCGCACCGGCGACCGCGTGCGGGTGGACCTGCGCAAGGGCACGGCCGACATTCTCGTCACCGACGACGAGATCACGCGGCGGCGCGCCGAATTGCAGAACAATGGCGGCTATCACTATCCGAAGCACCAGACGCCGTGGCAGGAGATCCAGCGCTCCATGGTGGACCAGCTCTCCGAGGGCATGGTGCTGAAACCCGCCGTGAAATATCGCGACGTCGCACACACCAGCGGCGTCCTGCGCGACAATCACTGA
- the kdsA gene encoding 3-deoxy-8-phosphooctulonate synthase: MQPNATVAVGRAIFSNSSPLTLIAGPCQLESRQHAFDMAGALKELTAELGIGFVYKTSYDKANRTSIAGKRGVGLDGALPVFEALRSELDVPVLTDVHTEEQCRIVAGVVDVLQIPAFLCRQTDLLVAAAKTGKVVNVKKGQFLAPWDMKNVVDKITGSGNPDVLVTERGVSFGYNTLVSDMRALPIMAEMGTPVIFDATHSVQQPGGQGGSTGGERRFVETLARAAVAVGVAGVFIETHQDPDNAPSDGPNMVRLDDMRGLIERLMTFDRVAKHGH, from the coding sequence ATGCAGCCGAACGCCACCGTCGCCGTCGGTCGGGCGATTTTTTCCAATAGCAGTCCGCTTACTCTGATCGCCGGACCCTGCCAGCTCGAATCGCGCCAGCATGCCTTCGACATGGCCGGCGCGCTGAAGGAGCTGACCGCCGAACTCGGCATCGGTTTCGTCTACAAAACGAGCTACGACAAGGCCAATCGGACGTCTATTGCCGGCAAGCGTGGCGTCGGGCTGGACGGCGCGCTGCCGGTGTTCGAGGCGCTCCGCAGCGAACTCGACGTGCCTGTCCTGACGGACGTGCATACCGAAGAGCAATGCAGGATCGTTGCCGGGGTCGTCGACGTGCTCCAGATCCCGGCCTTCCTCTGCCGCCAGACCGACCTGCTTGTCGCCGCGGCGAAGACCGGCAAGGTGGTCAACGTCAAGAAGGGCCAGTTCCTCGCGCCCTGGGACATGAAGAACGTGGTCGACAAAATCACCGGTTCCGGCAATCCGGACGTGCTCGTCACGGAGCGCGGCGTCTCCTTCGGCTACAACACCCTGGTCTCGGACATGCGCGCCTTGCCGATCATGGCGGAGATGGGAACGCCGGTGATCTTCGACGCGACCCATTCGGTGCAACAGCCAGGCGGGCAGGGCGGCTCGACCGGCGGCGAGCGCCGCTTCGTCGAGACGCTGGCGCGGGCCGCGGTGGCCGTCGGCGTCGCCGGCGTATTCATCGAGACCCACCAGGATCCGGACAACGCCCCTTCGGACGGCCCCAACATGGTCCGGCTCGACGACATGCGCGGCTTGATCGAGCGGCTGATGACCTTTGACCGCGTGGCGAAGCACGGCCATTGA